One genomic region from Streptomyces sp. NBC_01304 encodes:
- a CDS encoding SMI1/KNR4 family protein: MTTGRLGQQAAPPNAAYAGQLVLFPDPVRKSRHPRGVRVDEQGYPDFSPYARAAAEIADPPEGFGVDELRLTDYVSANAALAADGHSLWDTIPAVATPHGWTWHHVPGTRRMELIPVEVKALLRHHGGLATAQVDQHKRGTRPLQETRPAHFGLPKSTVAVSEQQLQGVEEDLGYRLPGAYRAFLKAAGGCAPVGAALDAELGLLVDQPFFTVRDEAAVNDLFYVNKCLRDHLTKDYLGVGFVQGGILAVKVRGERIGSVWFCAYDDARDNGDTTGWSVAERVQRLLLPCGDDFDAFLSRLAGNPPELETVANLMVDGGFAHAVPVTSGTSGGGVN; this comes from the coding sequence ATGACGACAGGTCGGCTCGGGCAGCAGGCTGCGCCGCCGAACGCGGCCTACGCCGGGCAGCTCGTGCTCTTCCCGGACCCGGTCAGGAAGTCCCGGCACCCGCGCGGCGTGCGCGTGGACGAGCAGGGCTACCCGGACTTCTCGCCGTACGCCCGTGCCGCGGCCGAGATCGCCGATCCGCCGGAGGGCTTCGGCGTCGACGAGCTGCGTCTGACGGACTACGTGTCGGCGAACGCCGCCCTGGCCGCCGACGGGCACTCCCTGTGGGACACCATCCCGGCCGTCGCGACCCCGCACGGCTGGACCTGGCACCACGTCCCCGGCACCCGCCGCATGGAACTGATCCCCGTCGAGGTCAAGGCGCTCCTGCGGCACCACGGCGGGCTCGCCACGGCCCAGGTCGACCAGCACAAGCGCGGCACCCGCCCGCTGCAGGAGACCCGGCCCGCGCACTTCGGCCTGCCCAAGTCGACGGTCGCGGTGAGCGAGCAGCAGCTGCAGGGCGTCGAGGAGGACCTCGGCTACCGGCTGCCCGGCGCGTACCGCGCGTTCCTGAAGGCGGCCGGCGGCTGCGCCCCGGTCGGCGCCGCGCTCGACGCGGAGCTCGGCCTCCTCGTCGACCAGCCGTTCTTCACGGTGCGCGACGAGGCCGCGGTCAACGACCTCTTCTACGTCAACAAGTGCCTGCGCGACCACCTGACCAAGGACTACCTGGGCGTCGGCTTCGTCCAGGGCGGCATCCTGGCCGTGAAGGTCAGGGGCGAGCGGATCGGCTCGGTCTGGTTCTGCGCGTACGACGACGCCCGGGACAACGGCGACACGACCGGCTGGTCGGTGGCGGAGCGCGTCCAGCGCCTGCTGCTGCCCTGCGGCGACGACTTCGACGCGTTCCTGTCCCGGCTCGCCGGCAATCCGCCGGAGCTGGAGACCGTGGCGAACCTGATGGTGGACGGCGGCTTCGCGCACGCCGTCCCGGTGACTTCCGGGACTTCCGGTGGGGGAGTGAACTAG
- a CDS encoding YwqJ-related putative deaminase, protein MQAAHTGAPQSAAHGHTAGDPRLNWGGTDTSRPPEIRFRRDGILPTVAAALSVRGETLTSTAGRGDTAPELHPLVQDFLDTLTSGQRDRFTGRCPEAILLSRHLTAFEAARSKRAQRKALTPSEARKSLKNAKLTTRRIREAGDPLHGGFAPPCRSCSALTAHFGVRVVTPPSSPESSS, encoded by the coding sequence ATGCAGGCGGCACATACAGGAGCACCACAGTCAGCAGCACACGGACATACGGCCGGGGATCCCCGGCTGAACTGGGGCGGCACGGACACGTCCCGTCCGCCGGAGATCCGGTTCCGGCGCGACGGCATCCTGCCCACCGTGGCCGCCGCCCTCTCGGTGCGCGGCGAGACCCTCACCAGCACGGCCGGGCGCGGGGACACCGCCCCGGAACTGCATCCGCTCGTGCAGGACTTTCTCGATACGTTGACGAGCGGGCAGCGCGACAGGTTCACCGGGCGATGTCCCGAGGCGATCCTGCTCTCCCGGCACCTCACCGCCTTCGAGGCCGCCCGCTCCAAGCGGGCCCAGCGCAAGGCGCTCACGCCGAGCGAGGCCCGCAAGTCCCTGAAGAACGCCAAGCTGACCACGCGCCGCATCCGCGAGGCCGGCGATCCGCTGCACGGCGGCTTCGCCCCGCCCTGCCGTTCCTGCTCCGCGCTGACGGCGCACTTCGGCGTACGGGTCGTGACACCCCCCTCAAGTCCGGAGAGTTCCAGCTGA
- a CDS encoding SUKH-3 domain-containing protein codes for MSVDRTSTTRFPVTVDAALREAGWQPGRWDIKQAEYWADALRSHESSAGHRHAVFPAAVEAWAEFGGLRVTPLGAGRQIAPAQLAFDPLAGLHMARTLGDLGRALDTDVCPLGAEGESQAVLAIDAEGRVYSLDHSGDWFIGADIDQALATLVSGAMPVRLAMS; via the coding sequence ATGTCGGTCGACCGCACCTCGACGACCCGTTTTCCCGTCACCGTCGACGCCGCGCTGCGCGAGGCGGGCTGGCAGCCGGGCCGCTGGGACATCAAGCAGGCCGAGTACTGGGCGGACGCCCTGCGCTCCCACGAGTCCTCGGCGGGGCACCGGCACGCGGTGTTCCCGGCCGCGGTCGAGGCCTGGGCGGAGTTCGGCGGGCTGCGGGTGACCCCGCTGGGCGCCGGCCGCCAGATCGCGCCGGCCCAGCTCGCCTTCGACCCGCTGGCCGGGCTGCACATGGCGCGCACGCTGGGTGACCTGGGGCGGGCGCTGGACACCGACGTGTGCCCGCTGGGCGCGGAGGGCGAGAGCCAGGCGGTCCTCGCGATCGACGCGGAGGGGCGGGTGTACTCGCTCGACCACAGCGGCGACTGGTTCATCGGGGCGGACATCGACCAGGCCCTCGCGACGCTGGTGTCGGGGGCCATGCCGGTGCGGCTTGCCATGAGCTGA
- a CDS encoding sensor histidine kinase: MTTTGVDHQEAAGGPWWWWGRRRSAALDIGLAALSAVECAFEGIAFADKTGLPFPIGLAFGLLAGSVLVLRRRWPIVVVLVSIAVTPAAMGFLLTVVGLYTLAASDVPRRITGALAGMSLAGTMIVTVVRSQQDSGHSELQVGSWVVPLIAIFASLGVTLAPLLCGLYIGARRRLMESLHERNDSLERELQLLAERAEERAEWARGEERTRIAREMHDVVAHRVSLMVVHAAALQAVARKDPEKAVKNAALVGDMGRQALTELREMLGVLRTTPEAAAAAAAPVVPLAAVGEAAAAAASRAESEEGQDGPCLAELEVLVGQSQAAGMAVDLTVEGDPVGYLPEVEQTAYRVIQEGLTNVHKHAPGAKTRVRVAHRGSEIAMQVENGPAPEGGSDAGLPSGGNGLIGMRERVAALGGVFVSGPTDAGGFRVSAVIPAR; encoded by the coding sequence ATGACCACTACGGGGGTAGACCACCAAGAAGCGGCCGGGGGGCCGTGGTGGTGGTGGGGGCGGCGCCGCAGTGCCGCGCTCGACATCGGACTGGCCGCGCTTTCCGCGGTCGAGTGCGCGTTTGAGGGGATCGCGTTCGCGGACAAGACGGGCCTGCCGTTCCCGATAGGCCTGGCCTTCGGGCTGCTCGCGGGCTCGGTCCTGGTGCTGCGACGGCGCTGGCCGATCGTGGTCGTGCTCGTCTCCATCGCGGTGACGCCGGCCGCCATGGGCTTCCTGCTGACGGTCGTCGGCCTCTACACACTGGCCGCGTCCGACGTGCCGCGCCGCATCACCGGGGCCCTCGCGGGCATGTCCCTCGCCGGGACCATGATCGTGACCGTCGTCCGCTCCCAGCAGGACTCGGGGCACAGCGAGCTGCAGGTCGGCTCGTGGGTCGTGCCGCTCATCGCGATCTTCGCGTCCCTGGGCGTGACCCTGGCCCCGCTGCTCTGCGGCCTCTACATCGGCGCCCGGCGCCGCCTCATGGAGTCCCTGCACGAGCGCAACGACAGCCTGGAACGGGAGCTGCAGCTGCTCGCCGAGCGGGCCGAGGAGCGTGCGGAATGGGCGCGGGGCGAGGAGCGCACCCGCATCGCCCGCGAGATGCACGACGTCGTCGCCCACCGGGTCAGCCTCATGGTCGTGCACGCCGCGGCGCTGCAGGCCGTGGCCCGCAAGGACCCCGAGAAGGCGGTCAAGAACGCGGCGCTCGTCGGCGACATGGGCCGCCAGGCGCTGACCGAGCTGCGCGAGATGCTCGGCGTGCTGCGTACGACACCGGAGGCGGCCGCAGCGGCTGCCGCGCCCGTCGTCCCGCTGGCCGCCGTGGGCGAGGCGGCCGCCGCCGCTGCCTCGCGCGCCGAGAGCGAGGAGGGCCAGGACGGGCCCTGCCTCGCCGAGCTGGAGGTGCTCGTCGGGCAGTCCCAGGCGGCCGGGATGGCGGTCGACCTCACGGTCGAGGGCGACCCGGTCGGCTATCTCCCGGAGGTCGAGCAGACCGCGTACCGCGTGATCCAGGAGGGCCTGACGAACGTGCACAAGCACGCGCCGGGCGCGAAGACGCGCGTACGGGTGGCGCACCGCGGGTCGGAGATCGCCATGCAGGTCGAGAACGGGCCCGCACCCGAGGGCGGCTCCGACGCGGGGCTGCCGTCCGGCGGGAACGGGTTGATCGGCATGCGGGAGCGTGTTGCCGCGCTGGGCGGGGTGTTCGTGTCGGGGCCGACGGACGCGGGCGGGTTCCGGGTGTCGGCGGTTATTCCGGCTCGGTGA
- a CDS encoding cellulose-binding protein: MSSATAPHTHGLTAVRGRGYHPGQVDGALARLSRDRDDAWERAARLTVLAKEMEAEAQRLAQTVAQLAPQTYDTLGERAVHLLATVQEEADAVRAAARDEAQRLTDSAAGAARELQEAARAYADSVRGDAEERARQLLLAAQGTADEERTTVRREVKERRGEALAALREMRERGEATLSELGKEQAERWDAEDRTEAEREAALDARHVELTAAAEAQLSEAKRAFSEAEESARHGQEDAEARGAELVSQARMRGERIERETERVLREHAEAGEELRAHMDHVRSSLASLTGRVAPASGEEGGTVPGPADGSDA; this comes from the coding sequence ATGAGCAGTGCAACGGCACCGCACACGCATGGTCTGACCGCAGTACGCGGTCGCGGCTACCACCCCGGCCAGGTGGACGGCGCCCTCGCGCGGCTGTCCCGCGACCGCGACGACGCGTGGGAACGCGCCGCCCGGCTGACCGTCCTGGCCAAGGAGATGGAGGCCGAGGCGCAGCGGCTCGCGCAGACCGTGGCGCAGCTCGCCCCGCAGACGTACGACACCCTCGGCGAGCGCGCCGTGCACCTGCTCGCCACCGTCCAGGAGGAGGCGGACGCGGTGCGTGCCGCGGCCCGGGACGAGGCGCAGCGCCTGACCGACTCCGCCGCGGGCGCCGCCCGTGAACTGCAGGAGGCGGCACGTGCGTACGCCGACTCGGTGCGCGGCGACGCGGAGGAGCGGGCCCGCCAGCTGCTGCTCGCCGCGCAGGGGACGGCCGACGAGGAGCGCACGACCGTGCGCCGCGAGGTCAAGGAGCGGCGCGGCGAGGCGCTCGCGGCGCTGCGCGAGATGCGCGAGCGCGGCGAGGCGACGCTGAGCGAGCTGGGCAAGGAGCAGGCCGAGCGCTGGGACGCGGAGGACCGGACGGAGGCCGAGCGGGAGGCCGCCCTCGACGCCCGTCACGTCGAACTCACGGCGGCCGCCGAGGCCCAACTGTCGGAGGCCAAGCGCGCGTTCTCGGAGGCGGAGGAGTCGGCGCGGCACGGGCAGGAGGACGCGGAGGCGCGCGGTGCCGAGCTGGTGTCGCAGGCCCGGATGCGGGGGGAGCGCATCGAGCGGGAGACCGAGCGGGTGCTGCGCGAGCACGCGGAGGCGGGGGAGGAGTTGCGGGCTCACATGGACCATGTGCGCAGCAGTCTGGCCTCGCTCACCGGGCGGGTGGCGCCTGCCTCCGGTGAGGAGGGCGGGACTGTTCCTGGTCCTGCGGACGGGTCTGATGCTTAG
- a CDS encoding MFS transporter, with protein MHGERTSVSDDTADGTADGSAEISGGAAGASGGPAEISGSAAATAQSDPRRRGAVVAALMLAMALAALDSTIIATAVPQIVGDLGGFSVFSWLFSGYLLAVTVTLPVYGKLSDTFGRKPVLIAGTALFLLGSLLCAGAWDMASLIAFRVVQGLGGGAIQGTVQTLAADLYPLKERPKIQAKLSSVWAASAVAGPALGGVLAGYADWRWIFLINLPFGAVAIWLVLRHLHEPVRDRSQRGRIDWAGALSVFACGGVLITALVQGGVAWPWLSAPSLLLFGAGALLVVATVVIERRAEEPIIPGWVWKRRTIAAVNLALGALGLMMVAPTVFLPTYAQSVLQLDPTAAGFVLSAMILSWPLSAALSQHVYTRIGFRNTAIIGMSAATAILVAFQLLPYPGAAWQPALLMLLLGASLGLFQLPLIVGVQSTVGWSERGTTTASVLFCRQIGQTVGAALFGAIANGVLSSRLGGSGSGDLDSVARSLDHPGPDADHLRQAVDAAVDWVFLGAAAAAALSLLVLIFVAPRRFPVLK; from the coding sequence ATGCACGGTGAAAGGACTTCGGTGAGCGACGACACGGCGGACGGCACCGCCGACGGATCCGCGGAGATATCCGGCGGGGCTGCGGGGGCATCTGGCGGGCCGGCTGAGATATCCGGCAGTGCCGCCGCGACCGCGCAGTCGGACCCCCGCAGGCGCGGCGCCGTCGTCGCCGCGCTCATGCTCGCCATGGCGCTCGCCGCCCTCGACTCCACGATCATCGCGACCGCCGTCCCGCAGATCGTCGGCGATCTGGGCGGCTTCTCCGTCTTCTCCTGGCTCTTCTCCGGCTATCTGCTCGCCGTCACGGTCACGCTCCCCGTCTACGGCAAGCTCTCCGACACCTTCGGCCGCAAGCCCGTCCTGATCGCGGGCACCGCCCTCTTCCTGCTCGGCTCACTGCTGTGCGCCGGCGCCTGGGACATGGCGTCGCTCATCGCGTTCCGCGTCGTCCAGGGTCTGGGCGGCGGCGCGATCCAGGGCACGGTCCAGACGCTGGCCGCCGACCTCTATCCGCTCAAGGAACGCCCCAAGATCCAGGCGAAGTTGTCCTCGGTGTGGGCGGCCTCGGCGGTCGCGGGTCCGGCGCTCGGCGGGGTGCTCGCCGGGTACGCGGACTGGCGCTGGATCTTCCTCATCAACCTGCCCTTCGGGGCTGTGGCGATCTGGCTCGTCCTCCGCCATCTCCATGAGCCGGTACGCGACCGGAGCCAGCGGGGCCGGATCGACTGGGCGGGCGCGCTGTCCGTCTTCGCGTGCGGCGGTGTACTCATCACCGCGCTGGTGCAGGGCGGGGTGGCCTGGCCCTGGCTCTCGGCGCCTTCGCTGCTGCTGTTCGGGGCGGGAGCTCTGCTCGTCGTGGCCACGGTCGTCATCGAACGGCGGGCCGAGGAGCCGATCATCCCCGGCTGGGTCTGGAAGCGCCGCACGATCGCGGCGGTCAATCTGGCGCTCGGCGCGCTGGGCCTGATGATGGTCGCACCCACGGTCTTCCTGCCCACGTACGCCCAGTCGGTCCTTCAACTCGACCCCACCGCCGCCGGGTTCGTCCTCTCCGCCATGATCCTGAGCTGGCCGCTCTCCGCCGCCCTGAGCCAGCACGTCTACACCCGGATCGGCTTCCGCAACACGGCGATCATCGGCATGAGCGCGGCCACGGCGATCCTGGTGGCCTTCCAGTTGCTCCCCTATCCCGGAGCGGCCTGGCAGCCGGCCCTCCTCATGCTGCTGCTCGGCGCGTCACTGGGCCTGTTCCAACTCCCGCTGATCGTCGGCGTCCAGTCGACGGTCGGCTGGTCGGAGCGCGGCACGACGACGGCCTCGGTCCTGTTCTGCCGCCAGATCGGCCAGACGGTCGGCGCGGCGCTGTTCGGGGCGATCGCCAACGGGGTGCTGAGCTCCCGCCTCGGAGGCTCGGGCTCGGGGGACCTCGACTCGGTGGCCCGCTCGCTGGACCATCCGGGCCCCGACGCGGATCACCTGCGGCAGGCGGTGGACGCGGCGGTGGACTGGGTCTTCCTGGGGGCGGCGGCCGCGGCAGCCCTGTCCTTGCTGGTCCTGATCTTCGTGGCCCCGCGACGCTTCCCGGTCCTGAAGTAG
- a CDS encoding ABC transporter ATP-binding protein → MTTAVGIPRHEGTGGAGGRTAVAARARQVVKAYGSGETRVVALDQVDVDIARGQFTAIMGPSGSGKSTLMHCLAGLDTVTSGQIYLDDTEITGLKDKKLTQLRRDRIGFIFQAFNLLPTLNAIENITLPMDIAGRKPDRQWLDRVVQTVGLADRLKHRPTQLSGGQQQRVAVARALAARPEIIFGDEPTGNLDSRAGAEVLGFLRRSVSELGQTIVMVTHDPVAASYADRVLYLADGRIVDEMYNPTADQVLDRMKDFDARGRTS, encoded by the coding sequence GTGACAACCGCAGTAGGCATTCCCAGGCACGAGGGCACGGGAGGCGCTGGAGGGCGTACGGCGGTCGCGGCTCGGGCGCGGCAGGTGGTGAAGGCGTACGGGTCGGGGGAGACCCGGGTCGTCGCCCTCGATCAGGTCGATGTGGACATCGCGCGCGGCCAGTTCACCGCGATCATGGGCCCGTCCGGCTCCGGCAAGTCGACGCTGATGCACTGCCTGGCCGGGCTCGACACGGTCACCAGTGGACAGATCTATCTCGATGACACCGAGATCACCGGGCTGAAGGACAAGAAGCTCACGCAGCTGCGCCGGGACCGGATCGGGTTCATCTTCCAGGCGTTCAACCTGCTGCCCACGCTGAACGCGATAGAGAACATCACGCTGCCGATGGACATCGCCGGCCGCAAGCCGGACCGGCAGTGGCTGGACCGCGTCGTGCAGACCGTCGGGCTCGCCGACCGGCTCAAGCACCGGCCCACCCAGCTCTCCGGCGGCCAGCAGCAGCGCGTCGCCGTGGCCCGCGCGCTCGCCGCCCGGCCCGAGATCATCTTCGGTGACGAGCCGACCGGAAACCTCGACTCCCGTGCCGGAGCAGAGGTGTTGGGCTTCCTGCGGCGCTCCGTGTCCGAGCTCGGCCAGACCATCGTGATGGTCACGCACGACCCGGTGGCGGCGTCGTACGCGGACCGGGTCCTTTACCTCGCCGACGGCCGGATCGTCGACGAGATGTACAACCCGACCGCCGACCAGGTCCTGGACCGCATGAAGGACTTCGACGCCCGGGGCCGTACGTCATGA
- a CDS encoding ABC transporter permease has protein sequence MTVLKTSMRNFFAHKGRMALSAVAVLLSVAFVCGTLVFTDTMNTTFDKLFAATAADVTVSPKDAKGLGAEENTGKPDSLPASALEQAKKAEGVKTAEGAVTSDKVTVVNSENKNMGSSNGAPTLAGNWTRNDLRSMQITSGHAPRGPTEVMVDADTAEKHHLKIGDELRTIAVTGDLTAKISGIATFKVTNPGAAVVYFDTATAQKELLGATGRFTNLNVSAASGVDDVQLKKNVADVLGAGTYKLQTQDEAAEANKSNVGFLDIMKYAMLGFAGIAFLVGIFLIVNTFSMLVAQRTREIGLMRAIGSSRKQVNRSVLVEALMLGVFGSILGVGAGVGLAVGLMKLMSGMGMELSLDDLTVKWTTPVIGMALGVVVTVLAAYLPARRAGKVSPMAALRDAGTPADGRASAIRALIGLVLTGVGAAGLYLAATADKASEGSLFLGGGVVLTLIGFVVVGPVLAGGVVRVLSAVVLRIFGPVGRMAERNALRNPRRTGATGAALMIGLALVACLSVVGSSMVASATDQLDKSVGADFIVMGGQQPIVPQAQEALRKADGIEHFTRYKEVPAKLTLPNGKTEDEGIIAADPTYTQDVRRETVAGELPAAYGKNAMSVGDDFAKREGLKVGDELSVAFAGGKTAKLKIAAVTSDDTSIDKGAMYMGIPTAESYVGAAKMPPDTIMFASAVEGKEKEAYASLKKSVEKYPTVKVQDQTDFKQDLKDQIGQLLNIVYGLLALAIIVAVLGVVNTLALSVVERTREIGLLRAIGLSRRQLRRMIRLESVVIALFGALLGLGLGMAWGATAQKLLALEGLQILEIPWPTIGWVFVGSAFVGLFAALVPAFRAGRMNVLNAIATD, from the coding sequence ATGACCGTGCTGAAGACCTCGATGCGCAACTTCTTCGCGCACAAGGGACGGATGGCGCTGAGCGCCGTCGCGGTCCTGCTGTCCGTGGCGTTCGTCTGCGGGACGCTGGTGTTCACGGACACCATGAACACCACCTTCGACAAGCTCTTCGCGGCCACCGCCGCCGATGTGACCGTCAGCCCCAAGGACGCCAAGGGCCTCGGCGCCGAGGAGAACACCGGCAAGCCCGATTCGCTGCCCGCCTCCGCCCTGGAGCAGGCGAAGAAGGCCGAGGGCGTCAAGACCGCCGAGGGCGCCGTGACCAGCGACAAGGTCACGGTCGTCAACTCCGAGAACAAGAACATGGGCTCCAGTAACGGCGCCCCGACGCTGGCCGGCAACTGGACGCGCAACGACCTGCGTTCGATGCAGATCACCTCCGGGCACGCCCCGCGCGGACCCACCGAGGTGATGGTCGACGCCGACACCGCCGAGAAGCACCACCTCAAGATCGGCGACGAGCTGCGCACCATCGCCGTCACCGGCGACCTCACCGCGAAGATCTCCGGCATCGCCACCTTCAAGGTGACCAACCCCGGTGCCGCCGTCGTCTACTTCGACACCGCCACCGCCCAGAAGGAACTCCTGGGCGCCACCGGCCGGTTCACCAACCTCAACGTCAGCGCCGCGTCCGGCGTCGATGACGTACAGCTGAAGAAGAACGTCGCCGACGTCCTCGGCGCAGGCACGTACAAGCTGCAGACGCAGGACGAGGCCGCCGAGGCCAACAAGTCCAACGTCGGCTTCCTCGACATCATGAAGTACGCGATGCTCGGCTTCGCCGGGATCGCCTTCCTCGTCGGCATCTTCCTGATCGTCAACACCTTCTCGATGCTGGTCGCCCAGCGCACCCGCGAGATCGGCCTGATGCGCGCCATCGGGTCGAGCCGCAAGCAGGTCAACCGGTCCGTGCTCGTCGAGGCGCTGATGCTCGGTGTGTTCGGCTCGATCCTCGGGGTCGGGGCGGGCGTCGGGCTCGCGGTCGGGCTGATGAAGCTGATGTCCGGGATGGGCATGGAGCTGTCGCTCGACGACCTCACGGTCAAGTGGACAACTCCCGTGATCGGCATGGCACTTGGTGTCGTCGTCACCGTCCTCGCCGCGTACCTTCCGGCCCGTCGTGCGGGCAAGGTCTCGCCGATGGCCGCGCTGCGGGACGCGGGCACGCCGGCCGACGGCCGGGCCAGTGCGATCCGCGCCCTCATCGGGCTCGTCCTCACCGGCGTCGGCGCCGCCGGGCTCTACCTCGCGGCCACGGCCGACAAGGCGAGCGAGGGCTCGCTGTTCCTCGGCGGCGGCGTGGTGCTCACCCTCATCGGGTTCGTCGTGGTCGGTCCTGTCCTCGCGGGCGGTGTCGTACGCGTCCTCAGCGCGGTCGTGCTGCGGATCTTCGGCCCGGTCGGGCGGATGGCCGAGCGGAACGCGCTGCGCAATCCGCGGCGTACCGGTGCGACCGGCGCGGCCCTGATGATCGGCCTCGCCCTGGTGGCGTGCCTGTCCGTCGTCGGCTCCTCCATGGTGGCCTCGGCGACCGACCAGCTCGACAAGTCGGTCGGCGCGGACTTCATCGTCATGGGCGGCCAGCAGCCGATCGTGCCGCAGGCCCAGGAGGCGCTGCGCAAGGCGGACGGCATCGAGCACTTCACCCGGTACAAGGAGGTGCCGGCGAAGCTGACCTTGCCGAACGGCAAGACGGAGGACGAAGGGATCATCGCCGCCGACCCGACGTACACCCAGGACGTGCGGCGCGAGACCGTCGCCGGTGAACTCCCGGCCGCGTACGGCAAGAACGCCATGTCGGTCGGCGACGACTTCGCGAAGCGCGAGGGCCTGAAGGTCGGGGACGAGCTGAGCGTCGCCTTCGCCGGCGGCAAGACCGCCAAGCTGAAGATCGCGGCCGTCACGTCGGACGACACGTCCATCGACAAGGGCGCGATGTACATGGGCATCCCGACCGCCGAGAGCTATGTCGGGGCCGCGAAGATGCCACCGGACACGATCATGTTCGCGTCGGCGGTCGAGGGCAAGGAGAAGGAGGCGTACGCCTCCCTCAAGAAGTCGGTCGAGAAGTACCCGACGGTCAAGGTCCAGGACCAGACCGACTTCAAGCAGGACCTGAAGGACCAGATCGGCCAGCTGCTCAACATCGTCTACGGGCTCTTGGCGCTGGCGATCATCGTGGCCGTCCTGGGCGTCGTGAACACCCTTGCCCTGTCCGTGGTCGAGCGGACCCGGGAGATCGGGCTGCTGCGGGCGATCGGCCTCTCGCGCCGTCAGCTGCGCCGCATGATCCGCCTGGAGTCGGTGGTCATCGCCCTCTTCGGCGCGCTGCTCGGCCTCGGGCTCGGCATGGCCTGGGGTGCGACCGCGCAGAAGCTGCTCGCCCTTGAGGGGCTGCAGATCCTGGAGATCCCGTGGCCCACGATCGGCTGGGTCTTCGTGGGCTCGGCGTTCGTCGGCCTGTTCGCGGCGCTGGTGCCGGCGTTCCGGGCGGGGCGGATGAACGTGCTGAACGCGATCGCCACGGACTGA
- a CDS encoding DUF2079 domain-containing protein, with product MSGAELATPVKDVPELVRPQADSSVAARLAPRIPYLLAAAFFVGYAIISVCRWRRMASMSWDLGIFEQAIRAYAHFQAPIADLKGPGAHILGDHFSPITATLAPLYRLFPSPVTLLLAQAALFAVSLIPVTRAASRLLGPNRGLAIGVAYGLSWGLQRAVEFDFHEIAFAVPLIAFSLEAILFSRWRAALLWALPLVLVKEDLGVTLAAIAAVVGIRAWKQAPRAVPWAIGVAAFGLVAALITFTWLIPAFNTTGDYGYWDKVSGNPNPFAGFDVKLRTLGWLLIPTTGLLALRSPLLIAALPTLGWRFLSQDDHYWGKDWHYSAVLMPIVILALVDAIDRSRRSSRPFLRKYAAQLPAAVAAAALALTTALPLSGVLESGTYKVSEQVKAAEQLLDRIPDGASVEANIGPISRLTSRCQVFWIGGTKDVTPRFIALDANGGRHPDPLGYAKQLHPNASYRMAGSGGGYVLMELQQP from the coding sequence ATGTCAGGCGCAGAGCTCGCCACGCCCGTCAAGGACGTGCCGGAACTGGTCAGGCCGCAGGCCGACTCTTCCGTGGCCGCCCGGCTCGCGCCACGCATTCCCTACCTGCTCGCCGCCGCCTTCTTCGTCGGGTACGCGATCATCTCGGTCTGCCGCTGGCGGCGCATGGCCTCCATGTCGTGGGACCTCGGGATCTTCGAGCAGGCGATCCGTGCCTACGCCCACTTCCAGGCGCCGATCGCCGACCTCAAGGGACCGGGCGCGCACATACTGGGCGACCACTTCAGCCCGATCACCGCCACGCTCGCCCCGCTCTACCGGCTCTTCCCGTCGCCGGTGACGCTGCTGCTCGCGCAGGCCGCGCTGTTCGCCGTGTCCCTCATCCCGGTGACGCGGGCCGCGTCCCGGCTGCTCGGGCCGAACCGGGGGCTCGCGATCGGGGTCGCGTACGGACTGTCGTGGGGGCTGCAGCGCGCCGTCGAGTTCGACTTCCACGAGATCGCCTTCGCCGTGCCGCTGATCGCCTTCTCCCTGGAGGCGATCCTCTTCAGCCGCTGGCGGGCCGCCCTGCTGTGGGCGCTGCCCCTTGTCCTGGTCAAGGAGGACCTGGGGGTCACGCTCGCCGCGATCGCCGCGGTGGTGGGCATCCGGGCCTGGAAGCAGGCGCCGCGGGCGGTGCCGTGGGCGATCGGGGTCGCCGCGTTCGGTCTGGTGGCCGCGCTGATCACGTTCACCTGGCTGATCCCGGCCTTCAACACCACCGGCGACTACGGCTACTGGGACAAGGTCAGCGGCAACCCGAACCCCTTCGCCGGGTTCGACGTCAAGCTGCGCACCCTCGGCTGGCTGCTCATCCCCACCACGGGCCTGCTCGCCCTGCGCTCGCCGCTCCTGATCGCCGCGCTGCCCACCCTCGGCTGGCGCTTCCTCTCCCAGGACGATCACTACTGGGGCAAGGACTGGCACTACAGCGCGGTCCTCATGCCGATCGTGATCCTGGCCCTGGTGGACGCCATCGACCGCTCGCGCCGCAGCTCGCGCCCGTTCCTGCGCAAGTACGCGGCCCAGCTCCCGGCCGCCGTCGCCGCGGCGGCGCTCGCCCTGACGACCGCGCTGCCGCTGTCGGGCGTCCTGGAGTCCGGGACGTACAAGGTGAGCGAGCAGGTGAAGGCCGCCGAGCAGCTCCTGGACCGGATCCCGGACGGCGCGAGCGTCGAGGCGAACATAGGGCCCATCAGCCGGCTGACCTCGCGCTGCCAGGTGTTCTGGATAGGCGGCACGAAGGACGTCACGCCCCGCTTCATCGCCCTGGACGCGAACGGCGGCCGCCATCCGGACCCGCTGGGCTATGCCAAGCAGCTCCATCCGAACGCCTCGTACCGGATGGCGGGGTCCGGCGGCGGCTACGTACTGATGGAGCTGCAGCAGCCATGA